A single region of the Acetivibrio cellulolyticus CD2 genome encodes:
- a CDS encoding metallophosphoesterase family protein translates to MKLLFFTDTHIKGTTPKNRKDNFYETLKRKFLEIYDISNELNVDYILHGGDWFDRPDISPAIVREFAIIIKNFGKEVYTVAGNHDIYGHNPGTVSRTMLGILEGTGVVKLLNDNDEVVLKKDGVSVQLTGKSYNYDIDGPDYAKYYIVKKNNNVDYAINIVHGMLLQKPFYEGIQYTLLDDLKDTEADITFAGHYHSGFGVKHIDSKYFVNPGSVVRISNSIGEIERKPKVVYVELTDRITIQEIELKSALPGEEVLDREALEMSKDRSLKLHQFYQGIAESMDYKKIDLANIVEEIASNQDLSREVKEEALRRIALAQESFAMGQEEE, encoded by the coding sequence ATGAAGCTCCTCTTTTTTACAGATACCCATATAAAAGGGACTACTCCTAAGAATCGCAAAGACAACTTTTATGAGACATTAAAAAGAAAGTTTCTCGAAATATATGATATTTCAAATGAACTGAATGTTGACTACATTCTTCATGGAGGAGATTGGTTTGACAGGCCGGATATATCACCTGCCATAGTAAGAGAGTTTGCAATAATTATAAAAAACTTTGGAAAAGAAGTATATACGGTTGCCGGAAATCATGATATATATGGACATAATCCAGGAACAGTCAGCAGAACCATGTTGGGGATACTAGAGGGAACTGGAGTTGTAAAGCTTCTCAATGATAATGATGAGGTTGTGCTCAAAAAGGATGGGGTTAGTGTACAGCTTACAGGGAAGTCGTACAATTACGATATTGATGGACCGGATTACGCAAAATATTATATAGTAAAGAAAAACAATAATGTGGATTATGCAATAAATATTGTCCATGGAATGTTGCTTCAGAAGCCATTTTACGAGGGAATACAGTATACTTTGCTGGACGATCTCAAAGACACAGAGGCTGATATTACGTTTGCAGGTCATTACCACAGCGGCTTTGGGGTAAAACACATCGACAGCAAGTATTTTGTCAATCCTGGAAGTGTTGTTAGGATTTCCAACAGCATAGGAGAGATTGAAAGAAAGCCAAAAGTAGTATATGTAGAGCTTACAGATAGAATTACTATACAGGAAATAGAATTGAAGTCTGCTTTACCCGGGGAAGAGGTTTTAGACAGGGAAGCATTGGAGATGTCTAAGGACCGGAGCCTTAAACTGCATCAATTCTATCAGGGAATTGCAGAATCGATGGATTATAAGAAAATTGACCTTGCAAATATAGTTGAAGAGATAGCTTCAAACCAGGATTTGAGCAGGGAAGTAAAAGAAGAAGCTTTAAGGAGGATAGCACTTGCCCAGGAAAGTTTTGCGATGGGGCAAGAGGAAGAATGA
- a CDS encoding histidine phosphatase family protein, with protein sequence MKTRVIFVRHAEAEGNLYRIFHGWTDSGITEKGHIQAKKAAERLKDVKIDVIYSSSLKRTMQTAQYIADIKGLPIIRTDKLKEINGGDWEGRKWDELPGIWPDEYHTWENEPHIHRMPNGETMQEFQERLKNEVMYIIDNNKGKNICIVTHGTAIRALMCHFFYCNLEGMVNIKWYDNTSISIVDYENGEFHVVVEGDASHLDRELSTLQNQKWWNEYMAKYDQRSELEE encoded by the coding sequence TTGAAAACCAGAGTTATTTTTGTCAGACATGCAGAGGCTGAGGGAAATCTTTACAGGATTTTTCACGGCTGGACGGATTCAGGTATTACTGAAAAGGGACATATTCAGGCTAAAAAAGCTGCAGAAAGATTAAAAGATGTAAAAATAGATGTCATTTATTCAAGCAGTTTGAAGAGGACCATGCAAACTGCACAGTACATTGCTGATATTAAGGGACTTCCAATCATAAGGACTGACAAGCTTAAAGAAATTAATGGCGGAGATTGGGAAGGAAGAAAATGGGATGAATTGCCCGGAATCTGGCCGGATGAATACCATACATGGGAAAACGAGCCGCATATTCACAGAATGCCAAATGGTGAAACTATGCAAGAGTTTCAGGAAAGACTTAAAAATGAAGTAATGTATATTATAGACAACAACAAGGGCAAAAACATATGTATTGTAACGCATGGAACTGCTATACGGGCTCTTATGTGCCACTTTTTTTACTGTAATCTGGAGGGGATGGTCAATATCAAGTGGTATGATAATACGTCCATTTCAATAGTTGACTATGAAAATGGCGAGTTTCATGTTGTTGTTGAAGGAGACGCTTCGCATTTGGACAGGGAGCTTAGTACCCTGCAAAATCAAAAATGGTGGAATGAATACATGGCGAAGTATGACCAAAGATCGGAATTGGAGGAGTGA
- a CDS encoding dihydroorotate dehydrogenase: MTDNMPKMEVRIGSLKLKNPVIAASGTFGFGREYSEYMDLNQIGGISVKGLTLEPRQGNKPPRIAETPAGILNSVGLQNPGVKTFIKEEIPFLRRFDTAIIANIAGNTLEDYCEMADILSVEDIDAVELNVSCPNVKKGCMSFGNTTAGITEITREVRKHCKKPLIVKLTPNVTDVKEIALAAEAEGADAISLINTLYGMAIDIHRRRPILANNFGGLSGPAVKPVAVRMVYEVSNTVKIPVIGMGGITTGDDAVEFMLAGARAVMVGTANFVNPAACLDVVKGIQNYLGMYNTNDVNDIIGTLKLN; the protein is encoded by the coding sequence ATGACTGACAACATGCCTAAAATGGAAGTTCGGATTGGAAGTTTAAAATTGAAAAATCCTGTTATTGCTGCATCGGGTACTTTTGGATTTGGAAGAGAGTATAGTGAGTATATGGATTTAAACCAAATAGGAGGAATTTCAGTCAAAGGTCTTACCTTAGAACCTAGACAGGGAAACAAACCTCCTAGAATAGCTGAAACACCTGCAGGTATTTTGAACAGTGTAGGACTTCAGAATCCTGGTGTAAAGACATTTATAAAAGAGGAAATCCCGTTTTTGAGAAGGTTTGATACAGCGATTATTGCAAATATAGCAGGCAATACTCTTGAAGATTACTGTGAGATGGCAGATATATTATCGGTTGAGGATATAGATGCTGTTGAACTAAACGTTTCATGCCCTAATGTAAAAAAAGGGTGTATGTCATTCGGAAACACTACTGCTGGAATAACTGAGATAACAAGGGAAGTAAGAAAGCATTGTAAAAAGCCTTTGATAGTAAAGTTGACTCCTAACGTTACTGATGTCAAAGAAATAGCATTGGCAGCAGAAGCTGAAGGGGCTGATGCTATATCGTTAATTAATACACTATATGGAATGGCTATTGATATTCACAGGAGAAGGCCTATCCTTGCCAACAATTTTGGTGGACTGTCAGGACCTGCAGTAAAGCCTGTTGCTGTGAGAATGGTTTATGAAGTTTCAAATACTGTTAAGATACCGGTAATAGGTATGGGTGGAATAACGACAGGTGATGATGCTGTTGAGTTTATGCTGGCTGGTGCAAGAGCAGTTATGGTGGGAACTGCTAATTTTGTAAATCCTGCTGCGTGTTTGGATGTTGTAAAAGGTATTCAAAATTATCTTGGTATGTATAACACTAATGATGTTAATGATATAATAGGAACACTTAAGTTAAACTAA
- a CDS encoding dihydroorotate dehydrogenase electron transfer subunit, giving the protein MSKVLIEKVEKIEQVAKSIYRMTIKSDYVSGYARPGQFVNVKCSEGINALLRRPISICNVDRDRGTFDIVFQIKGIGTEYLSQKLVGSEVDLIAPLGTPFDIDGKNKRIAVVGGGIGIFPLLYLLREIKGADKRAYIGFRNKDYAVLLDEFESNCDFLNISTDDGSMGYKGLVTKLLEDDLEAGGFDMIYTCGPMPMIKRVVEIAHKNNIKCQVSMEQRMGCGIGACLVCACKTKKEDGWEYSHVCKDGPVFWSDEVIFDD; this is encoded by the coding sequence ATGTCTAAGGTTTTAATTGAAAAGGTTGAAAAAATTGAACAAGTGGCAAAGTCGATATACAGAATGACAATTAAGTCCGATTATGTATCTGGATATGCCAGACCTGGCCAGTTTGTAAATGTAAAATGCAGTGAAGGGATAAATGCCCTGCTTAGAAGGCCTATTAGCATATGTAACGTTGATAGGGACAGAGGAACTTTCGATATTGTATTTCAAATAAAGGGAATAGGGACGGAATACCTGTCCCAGAAGCTGGTAGGCAGCGAAGTGGATTTGATTGCCCCTCTTGGAACTCCTTTTGATATCGATGGGAAAAATAAGAGAATTGCAGTAGTTGGAGGGGGAATAGGTATCTTCCCGCTGCTCTACTTACTAAGAGAGATAAAGGGTGCAGATAAAAGAGCGTATATTGGATTTAGGAATAAAGATTATGCAGTGCTTTTAGACGAATTTGAATCAAATTGCGACTTCTTAAATATATCAACAGATGACGGAAGCATGGGGTATAAGGGACTTGTTACGAAACTTCTGGAAGATGATCTGGAAGCTGGCGGGTTTGATATGATATATACCTGTGGACCTATGCCAATGATAAAAAGAGTAGTTGAAATTGCACATAAGAATAATATAAAATGCCAGGTTTCCATGGAGCAAAGAATGGGCTGTGGCATTGGTGCTTGTCTGGTTTGCGCATGTAAAACGAAAAAGGAAGATGGTTGGGAATATAGTCATGTGTGTAAAGACGGACCTGTATTCTGGAGTGATGAGGTGATTTTTGATGACTGA
- the carB gene encoding carbamoyl-phosphate synthase large subunit produces MPKRNDVKKVLVIGSGPIIIGQAAEFDYAGTQACRALKEENIEVILVNSNPATIMTDTNIADKVYIEPLTPEIVKKIIIEEKPDSILPTLGGQTGLNLAMELAESGFLEEQGVKLLGTATETIKMAEDRQAFKDTMERIGEPCIASKVVTTIEDAMEFAALIGYPVIVRPAYTLGGSGGGIVYNEEELFEIGSNGLRLSRVTQVLIEKCISGWKEVEYEVMRDGKGNVITVCNMENIDPVGVHTGDSIVVAPSQTLTDKEYQMLRTASLNIISELGIQGGCNVQFALHPTSFEYAVIEVNPRVSRSSALASKATGYPIAKVASKIAIGYGLDEIQNAVTGKTYACFEPTLDYVVVKIPKWPFDKFVKAKRTLGTQMKATGEVMAISSSFEGALMKALRSLELGIFTLEQDIYKSFSDSEIREKIKDINDERLLVLAEAIRRGITIEEINEITKIDLYFLNKIKDLVTTEEKLKTMKLEDMTKDTLKKIKKMGFPDMVIAKYMGCTAKDILVKRKELGICATYKMVDTCAAEFEAVTPYYYSTFDEVCEAKRSDKKKVLVVGSGPIRIGQGIEFDYCSVHSVWGLKEEGYETIIANNNPETVSTDFDTADRLYFEPLTAEDVENIVETEKVDGVIVQFGGQTAIKLTKALDQMGVKIFGTEPYYIDAAEDREKFDAVLEEIGIPRPEGKTVFTLEEALEAANELKYPVLVRPSYVLGGQGMEIAFSDKDVQEFMEIITRVKQEHPILVDKYMMGKEIEVDAICDGEDILIPGIMEHLERAGVHSGDSISVYPSLSISDKLKEKIVDFTKKLAKALHVIGLVNIQYVYYNHELYVIEVNPRSSRTVPYISKVTGIPMVNIATRIMMGRKLKDFGYGTGLYKESEYYAVKVPVFSFEKLHDVDTSLGPEMKSTGEVLGIAKNFPDALFKGIVGSGIKLPKKSGGILMTVRDTDKTELIPIAEEFEKLGYKLYATGKTANMLNNQGIATNAVKKIEEGEPNILDLIQSGKISLIINTPTKGRKPERDGFKIRRKAVEISIPCLTSLDTAKAVLECLKLGKEEKDLEVLNLSVFD; encoded by the coding sequence ATGCCTAAAAGAAATGATGTTAAGAAAGTTTTAGTTATAGGGTCAGGACCTATTATTATCGGTCAGGCTGCAGAGTTTGACTACGCCGGAACACAGGCCTGCCGTGCATTAAAGGAAGAAAACATTGAAGTTATATTGGTAAATAGCAATCCTGCAACAATTATGACAGATACAAACATTGCAGATAAAGTATATATAGAGCCTCTCACACCTGAAATAGTCAAAAAGATTATAATAGAAGAGAAGCCTGACAGTATATTGCCTACATTAGGTGGTCAAACAGGTCTTAATCTTGCAATGGAGCTTGCAGAATCGGGATTTTTGGAAGAGCAGGGAGTAAAACTCCTTGGAACTGCAACTGAAACTATAAAGATGGCTGAGGACAGACAGGCATTCAAAGATACCATGGAAAGAATAGGTGAGCCTTGCATAGCAAGCAAGGTAGTAACTACAATAGAAGACGCTATGGAATTTGCAGCCCTGATCGGATATCCTGTAATTGTTAGACCTGCCTATACCCTTGGAGGTTCCGGCGGAGGAATAGTGTACAATGAAGAGGAACTATTTGAAATAGGAAGCAATGGATTAAGGCTTAGCAGGGTAACTCAGGTACTCATAGAAAAGTGTATTTCCGGATGGAAGGAAGTTGAGTACGAGGTAATGCGCGACGGCAAGGGGAATGTAATTACTGTATGTAATATGGAAAATATTGACCCTGTAGGAGTTCATACAGGGGACAGTATCGTTGTTGCGCCTTCACAGACACTTACAGACAAGGAATACCAAATGCTCCGTACGGCATCACTTAATATTATTTCCGAATTGGGAATCCAGGGTGGATGTAATGTTCAGTTTGCACTTCACCCTACCAGCTTTGAATATGCTGTTATAGAAGTAAACCCAAGAGTTAGCCGTTCATCGGCGCTTGCTTCAAAAGCAACCGGTTATCCGATTGCAAAGGTTGCTTCAAAGATTGCCATAGGATATGGTCTTGATGAAATCCAGAATGCAGTAACGGGAAAAACCTATGCTTGTTTTGAGCCAACGTTGGACTATGTTGTAGTAAAGATTCCAAAGTGGCCGTTTGACAAGTTTGTTAAGGCAAAAAGAACTCTTGGCACGCAGATGAAAGCAACAGGAGAGGTAATGGCTATCAGCAGTTCCTTTGAAGGGGCTTTAATGAAGGCGTTGCGTTCTCTAGAGCTGGGTATCTTTACACTGGAGCAGGATATATACAAGAGCTTTAGTGATAGTGAAATACGTGAAAAAATTAAGGACATAAATGATGAAAGACTCCTTGTCTTAGCTGAGGCTATAAGAAGGGGAATTACTATTGAAGAAATAAATGAAATAACGAAGATTGACTTATACTTCTTAAATAAGATTAAGGATCTTGTTACAACTGAAGAAAAGCTTAAGACGATGAAACTTGAAGATATGACAAAGGATACCCTTAAGAAGATTAAGAAGATGGGATTCCCGGATATGGTTATTGCAAAATACATGGGATGCACCGCAAAAGATATACTTGTTAAAAGGAAGGAGCTTGGCATTTGTGCGACCTACAAAATGGTTGACACGTGTGCTGCTGAGTTTGAAGCTGTGACTCCATACTACTATTCAACTTTTGATGAGGTATGTGAAGCAAAAAGATCAGATAAGAAAAAAGTGCTTGTTGTGGGTTCAGGACCAATTAGAATCGGTCAGGGTATTGAATTTGACTACTGTTCTGTACATTCAGTGTGGGGATTAAAGGAAGAAGGATATGAAACCATAATAGCCAACAACAATCCTGAAACAGTAAGTACAGACTTTGATACTGCTGACAGACTTTACTTTGAGCCTCTTACAGCTGAAGATGTTGAAAACATTGTTGAAACTGAAAAAGTTGATGGAGTTATTGTTCAGTTCGGTGGGCAGACAGCTATCAAGCTTACAAAAGCATTGGATCAGATGGGCGTAAAGATATTTGGTACAGAACCCTACTATATAGATGCTGCAGAAGACCGTGAAAAGTTTGATGCCGTGCTTGAGGAAATAGGAATACCAAGACCTGAGGGTAAGACGGTGTTCACTCTTGAAGAGGCTCTTGAAGCTGCCAATGAACTTAAATATCCTGTACTTGTAAGACCGTCATATGTTTTAGGTGGGCAGGGTATGGAGATTGCTTTCAGTGACAAGGATGTACAAGAATTTATGGAAATCATAACAAGGGTAAAGCAGGAACATCCTATACTGGTAGATAAATATATGATGGGCAAGGAGATAGAAGTAGATGCTATCTGCGATGGTGAAGATATATTGATTCCGGGTATTATGGAACACCTTGAAAGAGCAGGAGTTCACTCAGGGGACAGTATATCTGTATATCCTTCCCTTTCGATAAGTGACAAGCTAAAAGAAAAGATTGTTGACTTTACAAAGAAGCTTGCGAAAGCTCTTCATGTAATAGGACTTGTAAATATTCAGTATGTTTATTATAATCATGAACTCTATGTTATAGAGGTAAATCCGCGTTCAAGCCGTACGGTACCATATATAAGCAAGGTAACCGGAATTCCTATGGTTAATATTGCTACAAGAATTATGATGGGCAGAAAGCTTAAGGACTTCGGATATGGTACTGGTCTATATAAAGAGTCTGAGTACTATGCAGTTAAGGTTCCGGTGTTCTCTTTCGAAAAGCTGCATGATGTTGACACAAGCTTAGGACCTGAAATGAAGTCAACAGGAGAGGTTCTTGGAATTGCAAAGAATTTTCCGGATGCTCTGTTTAAAGGAATTGTTGGTTCAGGAATTAAGCTTCCTAAAAAGAGCGGAGGTATACTGATGACTGTCCGTGACACTGATAAGACTGAATTGATTCCGATAGCTGAAGAGTTTGAAAAGTTGGGCTATAAGCTTTATGCAACTGGTAAGACTGCAAATATGTTAAATAATCAGGGGATAGCCACAAATGCAGTAAAGAAGATTGAAGAAGGAGAGCCTAATATACTTGATTTGATACAGTCAGGCAAGATAAGCTTGATAATTAATACACCAACAAAGGGTAGAAAGCCTGAAAGAGATGGATTCAAGATAAGAAGAAAAGCCGTTGAAATATCAATACCATGCTTGACTTCTCTAGATACAGCAAAGGCAGTATTGGAATGCTTGAAGCTTGGAAAAGAAGAAAAAGATCTCGAAGTTCTAAACCTAAGTGTTTTTGATTAA
- a CDS encoding carbamoyl phosphate synthase small subunit, translating to MKAILALEDGTIFHGENFGIEGEVIGEIVFNTGMTGYQEVLTDPSYCGQVVTMTYPLIGNYGVNIDDIESGKPQVKGFIVRELCDNPSNWRSVETLEEYLKRHNIIGIQGIDTRALTRILRDKGTMKGIITTDPNFSLEDKIDEIKAYEIKDPVMCVTTKEVIHYKGDGLKVALLDLGIKQNIVRSLLKRGCDVYVYPANAKVDEIMAVNPDGIMLSNGPGDPKDCVETIDTIKKLIGKKPMFGICLGHQLTALANNADTEKLKYGHRGCNHPVKDLEKDLTYITSQNHGYTIIEASLDASRMEVSHRNMNDGTIEGVRYKDVPVFTVQFHPEASPGPKDTAYLFDEFIELMNKYK from the coding sequence ATGAAAGCAATACTAGCATTAGAAGACGGCACGATTTTTCACGGTGAAAACTTTGGAATAGAAGGCGAAGTAATTGGAGAAATCGTGTTTAATACAGGCATGACAGGTTATCAGGAAGTACTGACGGATCCTTCTTACTGTGGGCAGGTGGTTACAATGACGTATCCACTTATTGGTAACTATGGTGTTAACATTGACGATATTGAATCGGGCAAGCCTCAGGTTAAGGGATTTATTGTAAGGGAGCTTTGTGACAATCCAAGCAACTGGAGGTCTGTAGAGACTTTGGAAGAATACCTTAAGCGTCATAATATAATTGGTATTCAGGGAATTGATACAAGGGCTCTTACCAGGATACTGCGTGATAAAGGAACTATGAAAGGGATTATTACAACTGATCCTAATTTTAGTTTAGAAGACAAGATTGATGAAATCAAGGCTTATGAGATTAAAGATCCTGTTATGTGTGTTACGACAAAAGAGGTTATACATTACAAAGGGGATGGCCTGAAGGTGGCTCTGCTCGATCTTGGTATCAAGCAAAATATTGTCAGATCACTACTAAAAAGAGGCTGCGATGTATATGTATATCCTGCAAATGCAAAAGTTGATGAAATTATGGCTGTCAATCCTGACGGCATAATGTTGTCAAATGGACCTGGTGATCCAAAGGATTGTGTAGAAACAATTGATACTATCAAGAAACTTATAGGTAAAAAGCCGATGTTTGGAATTTGCCTTGGACATCAGCTTACAGCACTGGCAAATAACGCTGATACGGAAAAGCTAAAATACGGCCATAGGGGATGTAACCATCCTGTAAAGGACCTTGAGAAGGATTTGACATATATAACTTCTCAGAATCATGGATATACGATTATAGAAGCATCCTTAGATGCTTCAAGGATGGAAGTAAGCCATAGAAATATGAATGATGGTACTATAGAAGGTGTAAGATATAAGGATGTACCTGTATTTACAGTACAGTTTCATCCGGAAGCATCACCAGGACCGAAAGATACAGCTTATCTTTTTGATGAATTTATTGAGTTAATGAATAAGTATAAGTAA
- the pyrF gene encoding orotidine-5'-phosphate decarboxylase produces MFIDTLIEKIKEKNNPTVVGLDPKIDYVPSFIKEEMFQKYGANLKGVAEAILKFNKMLIDSIYDIVPAVKPQLAYYEMYGVEGVRVFYETCKYAKEKGLICIADGKRNDIGTTAEAYSSAFLGNTKVDDNCMEAAFDVDALTVNPYLGVDGIKPFVNDCANFGKGIFVLVKTSNKSSGQLQDLLTQEGKSIYEKVAEYVNDWGANVIGKYGYSSVGAVVGATYPNQAKILRKILRNAYILVPGYGAQGGTARDVAHSFNSDGLGALVNASRSIMCAYKDEHWSGIYTEDKFNEASRAEALRMKDDINQVIGA; encoded by the coding sequence ATGTTTATTGATACACTGATTGAGAAAATTAAAGAGAAAAATAATCCTACAGTTGTAGGTCTTGATCCTAAAATTGATTATGTTCCGTCTTTCATTAAAGAAGAGATGTTCCAAAAGTACGGAGCCAATTTAAAAGGTGTAGCAGAGGCAATACTTAAGTTTAACAAAATGTTGATTGATTCCATATATGATATTGTACCTGCTGTCAAACCGCAACTTGCATACTATGAAATGTATGGTGTTGAGGGAGTGAGGGTTTTCTACGAAACGTGCAAATATGCAAAGGAAAAAGGATTAATATGTATCGCTGACGGTAAGAGAAATGATATTGGAACGACTGCAGAGGCTTATTCCTCTGCTTTCCTTGGAAATACCAAGGTTGATGACAATTGCATGGAGGCTGCGTTTGATGTAGATGCGCTGACAGTAAATCCTTATCTTGGAGTTGATGGAATCAAGCCATTTGTAAATGATTGTGCCAATTTTGGTAAAGGAATTTTCGTTCTTGTAAAGACTTCAAACAAGTCTTCCGGGCAACTTCAGGATCTTCTGACTCAGGAAGGCAAAAGCATTTACGAAAAAGTAGCTGAATATGTAAATGATTGGGGCGCAAATGTTATAGGTAAATATGGATACAGTAGTGTTGGTGCAGTTGTAGGGGCTACATACCCCAATCAGGCAAAGATATTAAGAAAAATATTAAGAAACGCTTATATACTGGTTCCAGGTTATGGAGCACAGGGGGGAACTGCAAGGGATGTTGCGCATTCATTTAACAGTGATGGTTTAGGTGCCCTGGTGAATGCTTCAAGGAGCATAATGTGTGCATATAAGGATGAACACTGGAGTGGGATATATACTGAAGACAAATTTAATGAAGCTTCAAGAGCTGAAGCATTGAGAATGAAGGATGACATAAATCAAGTTATTGGTGCTTGA
- a CDS encoding dihydroorotase — translation MRTLIKGGHVVDAKSKIDDCLDILIDDGKIVEIGKNLEFVSGDIIYAEGKYVLPGLVDAHCHLRDPGFEYKEDIETGTRSAAKGGFTSIACMPNTNPVIDNQAIVKYIINKAKQEGVVNVYPIGAISKGLKGEELSEIGELKFAGAVAISDDGKPLKSSSLMKKALQYASMFDITVISHCEDLELVDEGTMNEGYLSTIMGLKGIPSAAEEIMVSRDLILAEYTKIPVHIAHVSTELSVDLIRHAKKRGVKVTCETCPHYFTLTEEACEGFNTLAKVNPPLRTNKDVQAIIEGLKDGTIDIIATDHAPHHADEKNVEFAIAANGMVGFETALPLCVTYLVKPGHLTIEQLVEKMCVNPSKILGLNKGSIEVGSCADLTILDINEEFEVDIQKFSSKSKNSPFNGFKLQGTVYYTIVNGNVIVREKVLL, via the coding sequence GTGAGAACATTAATTAAAGGCGGTCATGTTGTTGATGCAAAATCGAAAATTGACGATTGTCTAGATATATTAATAGATGATGGCAAGATTGTTGAAATCGGTAAAAACCTTGAGTTTGTAAGTGGTGATATTATTTATGCAGAGGGTAAATATGTTTTGCCAGGGCTTGTTGATGCTCATTGCCATTTAAGAGACCCGGGTTTTGAATACAAGGAAGATATAGAGACAGGCACAAGAAGTGCTGCCAAGGGAGGGTTTACATCTATTGCATGTATGCCCAATACAAACCCGGTAATTGATAATCAGGCTATTGTAAAATATATTATAAATAAAGCAAAACAAGAAGGAGTAGTAAACGTTTATCCGATAGGAGCCATATCAAAGGGGCTTAAGGGCGAAGAACTTTCAGAAATAGGAGAGTTGAAGTTTGCTGGTGCAGTTGCTATTTCAGATGATGGAAAGCCTCTTAAGAGTTCTTCATTAATGAAAAAGGCACTTCAATATGCTTCAATGTTTGATATAACAGTAATATCACACTGCGAGGATTTGGAGCTGGTAGACGAAGGTACCATGAATGAGGGTTACCTGTCCACAATCATGGGATTAAAGGGTATACCTTCAGCTGCTGAAGAAATAATGGTTTCTAGAGATCTTATATTGGCTGAATACACAAAAATTCCTGTTCATATTGCTCACGTGAGCACTGAACTTTCAGTTGATCTTATAAGGCATGCGAAAAAACGTGGAGTCAAAGTAACCTGCGAAACCTGCCCTCATTATTTTACACTTACTGAGGAGGCGTGTGAGGGTTTTAACACTTTGGCGAAAGTAAATCCTCCGCTCAGAACAAATAAGGATGTTCAAGCAATAATAGAGGGACTAAAGGATGGAACAATCGATATAATTGCAACAGATCATGCTCCGCACCATGCTGATGAAAAGAATGTTGAATTTGCTATTGCTGCAAACGGGATGGTTGGGTTTGAGACTGCTCTGCCACTTTGCGTAACTTACCTTGTAAAACCTGGACATCTAACCATTGAGCAATTGGTTGAAAAAATGTGCGTAAATCCTTCAAAAATCCTTGGATTAAATAAAGGTTCTATAGAAGTAGGAAGTTGTGCAGATTTGACAATACTTGATATTAATGAAGAATTTGAAGTGGATATACAGAAGTTTAGTTCAAAAAGCAAAAATTCACCGTTTAATGGTTTTAAATTACAAGGTACAGTTTATTACACAATTGTAAATGGTAATGTGATTGTTAGAGAGAAAGTATTATTATAA